Proteins found in one Leeia speluncae genomic segment:
- the orn gene encoding oligoribonuclease — protein MTQDANHLIWLDMEMTGLLPDSDRIIELAVVITDSELNTVAESPVFAVHQSDAILDGMDDWNKNTHGRSGLIDRVKASVLNEAEVERQMLEFLASYVPKGASPMCGNSICQDRRFMARWMPELETWFHYRNLDVSTLKELAKRWKPEVAKGLKKHGKHEALADIYESIEELKYYREHFIKL, from the coding sequence ATGACTCAAGATGCAAACCACTTAATTTGGCTAGATATGGAAATGACCGGTCTGCTACCTGATAGCGATCGTATTATCGAATTAGCCGTGGTGATCACGGATAGTGAACTCAATACCGTTGCCGAAAGCCCTGTTTTCGCCGTACACCAGTCAGATGCCATTCTAGATGGCATGGATGATTGGAATAAGAATACCCATGGTCGCTCTGGTCTGATTGATCGTGTGAAAGCCTCTGTGTTGAATGAAGCAGAAGTAGAACGTCAAATGCTAGAGTTTTTGGCATCTTATGTACCTAAAGGTGCATCACCAATGTGTGGTAATTCGATCTGCCAAGATCGTCGCTTTATGGCACGTTGGATGCCAGAACTAGAAACCTGGTTTCATTACCGCAATCTAGATGTAAGTACCCTAAAAGAGTTAGCCAAGCGCTGGAAGCCAGAAGTCGCAAAAGGCTTAAAGAAACATGGCAAGCACGAAGCATTGGCCGATATTTACGAATCGATCGAAGAACTAAAATACTACCGCGAGCACTTTATTAAGCTGTAA
- a CDS encoding YbhB/YbcL family Raf kinase inhibitor-like protein has product MKIKFSTVLSFTLTMAAMYASAGEFTLSSPTLQNNGVLPAKQFANTFGCTGQNISPALNWVNPPAGTKSYVVTAYDPDAPTGSGWWHWVVANLPATSTVLPEGAGNSMQGLPEGAITIENDARQASFLGACPPEGEKHRYIFTVHALKVPKLDLSANATPALVGFMVHFQQVGEAKLMVWGSR; this is encoded by the coding sequence ATGAAGATCAAATTTTCTACTGTGTTGTCGTTTACATTAACGATGGCTGCCATGTATGCAAGTGCAGGTGAATTCACCTTATCTAGCCCAACCTTACAAAATAATGGTGTGTTACCCGCAAAACAATTTGCGAACACATTTGGCTGCACAGGGCAGAATATATCCCCCGCATTAAATTGGGTGAATCCACCCGCAGGTACCAAAAGCTATGTCGTCACCGCATATGACCCTGATGCACCGACTGGTTCTGGTTGGTGGCATTGGGTAGTTGCCAACTTGCCTGCTACTTCAACCGTACTACCTGAAGGGGCTGGTAATAGCATGCAAGGATTGCCTGAAGGGGCGATAACCATTGAAAATGATGCCAGACAAGCTAGCTTTTTGGGGGCGTGCCCACCGGAAGGTGAAAAGCATCGTTACATCTTTACAGTGCATGCACTAAAAGTCCCTAAGTTAGATTTGTCTGCGAATGCAACACCTGCACTAGTTGGCTTTATGGTGCATTTTCAGCAAGTTGGCGAAGCAAAGTTAATGGTTTGGGGGAGCCGATAG
- a CDS encoding AraC family transcriptional regulator — translation MNTPVLTHREGVGMTASVYQHQVLAFTRLYISHPVLIVVEAGEKEVKWSNGSCTIKSGEAIAIAGKQTLDVTNRLPDQGIYRAYWLVWDDELLAKCNAQLSAPVSAIQTALPLGKLTIQASSACQRASQAVMDQSLPLQIAQHRLQEVFYWVKEAGGVLQGALEQSVSERVRSFIVKDPSLDWTAPKVAQALAMSEATLRRKLAAESTCFSDVLIDVRMSCAAQLLQCTALPITRIALDVGYDSPSHFTQRFRQRFGFLPSAIREASPSEL, via the coding sequence ATGAATACGCCAGTACTAACCCACCGTGAAGGCGTGGGTATGACCGCATCGGTTTATCAGCACCAGGTATTGGCGTTCACTCGTCTGTATATCAGTCATCCTGTTTTAATTGTTGTTGAAGCGGGTGAGAAAGAGGTGAAATGGTCTAATGGTAGTTGCACAATTAAATCGGGCGAAGCAATTGCGATCGCGGGAAAACAAACTTTAGATGTCACGAATAGATTGCCCGATCAAGGTATCTACCGCGCGTATTGGTTGGTTTGGGATGATGAGTTGTTAGCTAAATGCAATGCTCAGCTTTCTGCACCGGTTTCAGCCATTCAGACTGCATTGCCTTTAGGTAAATTAACTATTCAAGCAAGTAGTGCTTGCCAGCGTGCTAGCCAAGCGGTTATGGATCAATCGCTTCCTTTGCAAATTGCTCAGCATCGGCTACAAGAGGTGTTTTATTGGGTAAAAGAAGCGGGCGGTGTGTTGCAAGGGGCTCTAGAACAGTCTGTTTCTGAGCGTGTCAGGTCGTTTATTGTAAAAGACCCTTCTCTAGATTGGACCGCACCCAAAGTGGCGCAGGCGCTCGCGATGAGTGAAGCAACCTTACGAAGAAAACTCGCTGCAGAGTCTACTTGTTTTAGTGATGTGTTAATCGATGTCCGGATGTCTTGCGCGGCTCAGTTATTGCAATGCACGGCTTTGCCCATTACACGAATCGCATTGGATGTGGGCTATGATTCGCCATCTCACTTCACCCAACGTTTCCGCCAGCGCTTTGGATTCTTGCCATCTGCCATTCGCGAAGCAAGTCCATCCGAATTATGA
- a CDS encoding cysteine hydrolase family protein, with amino-acid sequence MASAVIVIDVQQALCAGAEETWQAADVIKRINVVTQSAREKGVPVIFVQHEEAEGEFVYQSAGWQLADGLISHTNEPIVRKTTPNSFHLTHLQSLLKEKGIDHLIICGMQTDFCVDTTVRQALAYGYPVSLVSDGHTTVDNGVLTADQIIRHHNKNLSSFGSFGVRTTLVKHDEVFAS; translated from the coding sequence ATGGCGAGTGCAGTGATCGTGATTGATGTGCAACAAGCGCTGTGTGCTGGTGCAGAGGAGACTTGGCAAGCTGCGGATGTGATAAAGCGTATTAATGTAGTCACCCAATCTGCCAGAGAAAAAGGTGTGCCGGTTATCTTTGTCCAGCATGAAGAAGCGGAGGGTGAATTTGTCTACCAATCTGCAGGTTGGCAGTTGGCTGATGGATTGATCTCACATACCAATGAACCCATCGTCCGTAAAACCACACCAAATTCCTTTCATCTAACCCATCTACAATCCTTGCTCAAAGAGAAGGGGATTGATCACCTCATCATTTGCGGCATGCAAACCGACTTCTGTGTCGATACGACAGTCAGGCAAGCATTGGCCTATGGTTATCCCGTTAGTTTGGTCAGCGATGGGCATACCACGGTAGATAATGGCGTGCTCACCGCTGATCAGATTATTCGCCACCACAACAAGAATTTATCCTCTTTTGGTAGTTTTGGTGTGAGGACGACGTTAGTGAAGCATGACGAGGTATTTGCATCTTAA
- a CDS encoding LysE family translocator yields MDTQTLFLLASTCLLGAMTPGLSLAMIVKHASNGGKRRGLYAAIGHATGILLNTLAALTGVAVLIKSSPVLYQGLTYLGCAYLLVSGSHMLIKEISKLKIPTANHPITKQAATPSGMHPLWDGLTIGTINPPLMLFFLSIFSQFVSVKDSLATSIQLAIVPFVVDLAWFSLVVVLLTKLQGNPQGNCKRILLMLIGVIQIVIGLRTLALN; encoded by the coding sequence ATGGATACGCAAACTCTCTTTTTACTAGCATCCACCTGCTTACTCGGTGCCATGACGCCAGGGCTAAGCCTCGCGATGATTGTTAAACATGCAAGTAATGGCGGTAAAAGACGCGGGCTATATGCCGCTATAGGACATGCAACGGGGATTCTGCTGAATACCCTCGCCGCACTCACAGGCGTTGCCGTGCTGATTAAGAGTAGCCCTGTGTTATACCAAGGGCTCACCTATCTTGGATGTGCTTACTTGCTGGTGTCTGGTTCGCATATGCTGATCAAAGAAATCAGCAAATTAAAAATCCCAACGGCGAACCATCCAATCACCAAACAAGCAGCCACACCTTCAGGCATGCATCCATTATGGGATGGACTAACGATTGGCACCATTAACCCACCGCTCATGCTGTTTTTTCTCTCGATTTTTAGCCAATTTGTCTCGGTAAAAGATTCATTAGCGACATCGATTCAACTCGCCATTGTGCCATTTGTTGTTGATTTAGCATGGTTTAGCTTAGTTGTTGTGTTACTAACCAAACTCCAAGGTAATCCGCAAGGCAATTGTAAACGGATATTACTCATGCTGATTGGGGTGATTCAGATTGTGATTGGGCTGCGGACCTTAGCACTGAATTAA
- a CDS encoding LysR family transcriptional regulator, which produces MNTPELQGFDLNLLQTLQILLGTRNVSHAAAELGLSQPAISRQLARLRQHFGDPLLVREGTTYLLTPLAEKIGQKLPNLMHELQNVIALEAFDPATCTRKFVLSSSDYIAEHMLPDIIAYTFANSPQIDISYKLWKREDYAVLFNGEADLITTISEEIPAGLHGKTLGEDQPVCLMRKDNPLAKQETLSLDEYLQELHITINGGSDKDSRIDTQLRKQSGNFSRKIKIDVPFYASALKLVQQSDLLLTLPLHIAINYSQLYPVVWRPIPLENVPPYQYWILWHEKNHWDAAHQWFRNLVYQVLNRSIHGITHFNNQQDIT; this is translated from the coding sequence ATGAACACACCAGAATTACAAGGGTTTGATCTTAATCTGCTACAAACCTTACAAATCCTACTAGGCACTAGAAACGTCAGCCATGCTGCGGCTGAACTAGGGCTTAGCCAACCGGCCATTAGCCGTCAGCTAGCAAGGCTACGCCAACACTTTGGTGATCCGCTATTGGTCAGAGAAGGCACCACTTATTTACTCACCCCACTGGCAGAGAAAATAGGGCAAAAACTCCCCAACCTAATGCATGAACTACAAAATGTGATTGCCTTAGAAGCGTTTGACCCAGCTACTTGTACTCGTAAGTTTGTGCTATCTAGTTCTGATTACATCGCAGAACACATGCTGCCAGATATTATTGCTTATACGTTTGCCAATTCGCCGCAGATTGATATCAGCTATAAGCTATGGAAAAGAGAAGATTACGCGGTGCTCTTTAATGGGGAGGCAGATCTCATCACCACCATTTCAGAAGAAATTCCTGCTGGCTTACATGGCAAAACATTAGGTGAAGACCAACCCGTTTGTCTAATGCGAAAAGATAATCCATTAGCCAAGCAAGAAACCTTATCGTTAGACGAATACCTGCAAGAACTGCACATCACGATTAACGGCGGTAGTGATAAAGACAGCAGAATCGATACTCAACTAAGAAAACAGTCCGGCAACTTCTCTCGAAAAATCAAAATTGATGTCCCGTTTTACGCCTCGGCACTCAAACTCGTTCAGCAATCCGACTTATTACTCACCCTCCCCTTACATATCGCGATTAACTACAGCCAACTTTATCCCGTGGTATGGCGCCCAATTCCGCTAGAAAATGTACCGCCGTATCAATATTGGATTTTATGGCATGAAAAAAATCACTGGGATGCGGCACACCAATGGTTTCGCAACCTTGTCTACCAAGTATTAAACCGCTCTATTCACGGCATTACCCACTTTAACAACCAACAAGACATTACCTAA
- a CDS encoding RcnB family protein has translation MKKLTIAILMLGTISTGLVTPAMADKQDWNHHGRDDDWKYKKQGQPERYRFDDRSRVVIYNYYGKEARNGRCPPGLAKKHNGCMAPGQARYWQVGKPLPRSVHYTELPVVVLKQLPPAPRNYRYVQVASDVLMIAVGTGMVVDAIQDITR, from the coding sequence ATGAAAAAGCTTACTATCGCCATCTTAATGCTAGGCACCATTTCTACAGGCCTAGTAACACCGGCAATGGCTGATAAACAAGATTGGAATCATCACGGCAGAGACGATGATTGGAAATACAAAAAACAAGGTCAACCAGAGCGCTATCGTTTTGATGATCGTTCACGCGTTGTGATTTATAACTACTACGGTAAAGAAGCCAGAAATGGCCGTTGCCCTCCAGGATTAGCCAAAAAACACAATGGTTGCATGGCCCCAGGGCAAGCGCGTTACTGGCAAGTAGGTAAACCACTACCTAGGTCTGTCCATTACACAGAATTGCCAGTCGTGGTACTGAAACAGTTACCGCCCGCCCCTCGCAATTACCGCTATGTGCAGGTTGCTTCAGATGTACTAATGATTGCAGTGGGTACAGGCATGGTGGTAGACGCGATTCAAGATATTACGCGTTAA
- a CDS encoding SDR family oxidoreductase, which produces MIHSFKTALVTGASSGIGKAVALLLAENGLKVVAVARNEEALQALASHPNILPLSCDVRNHQSIVEFVKAKQLEIDVLVNNAGLLTNRGAFTDITSQDIDDMVEVNLTSVLHLTHALLPEMAQRGRGHLFFTGSSAGLYPHPNSAVYGATKAAISMFCDNLRCDLLGTGVRVTEVAPGRVQTQLYRTAIGQEGAQQELYDGYESIHPEDLAELILHTLKQPLRVDVSKVAVFPTSQAPGGARIVKTV; this is translated from the coding sequence ATGATTCATTCATTTAAAACAGCTTTAGTGACAGGTGCCTCAAGCGGTATTGGTAAAGCCGTTGCACTGCTACTTGCAGAAAATGGTTTAAAAGTTGTGGCCGTTGCTCGTAATGAAGAAGCCTTACAAGCATTAGCTAGCCACCCAAATATTCTTCCACTTTCATGTGATGTCAGAAATCATCAATCGATTGTTGAATTTGTCAAAGCTAAGCAACTAGAAATTGATGTACTAGTGAATAACGCCGGCTTACTTACTAATCGTGGAGCGTTCACAGATATTACCAGCCAAGATATTGATGACATGGTGGAAGTAAATCTAACATCTGTATTGCATCTTACCCATGCCTTGTTACCAGAAATGGCTCAAAGAGGCAGAGGACATCTATTCTTCACTGGTTCATCTGCGGGTCTTTACCCTCATCCAAACTCAGCAGTATACGGTGCAACCAAAGCCGCTATTTCTATGTTCTGTGACAACCTACGTTGTGACCTACTAGGCACAGGCGTTCGAGTGACAGAGGTCGCCCCTGGTCGTGTACAAACACAACTCTACAGAACTGCAATTGGCCAAGAAGGTGCCCAACAAGAGCTATATGACGGGTACGAATCTATTCATCCCGAAGATTTGGCAGAGCTGATCTTACACACGCTAAAACAACCTTTACGTGTAGACGTTTCTAAAGTAGCGGTCTTCCCTACTTCTCAGGCACCTGGTGGCGCAAGAATCGTTAAAACAGTTTAA
- a CDS encoding SDR family NAD(P)-dependent oxidoreductase, whose product MNEQAVIITGGASGLGLVTAKLMLKHGAKKIGLIDKNEELLAQTAAALRAEGHQVATATGDISRLDSAHAAFNQIAAEFGRVHCLVNSAAIYPRKDIFEINDEDWDLENAINIKGTYHMMVAAVKHMRQFEGNDMVTGRIVNVTSVDAFKAHPQNAHYAATKAAVVSLTKSFAHACAPFQILVNSVAPAGFATERAKQLGFLPELAKANPLGRAAEPEEMAEWIVMMASSRNTYATGENVIVSGGYIYA is encoded by the coding sequence ATGAACGAACAAGCAGTGATCATTACCGGTGGCGCATCAGGACTTGGCCTTGTAACAGCAAAATTGATGCTAAAGCACGGCGCAAAAAAAATTGGCCTAATCGACAAAAACGAAGAATTACTAGCACAAACCGCAGCAGCCTTACGTGCAGAGGGCCACCAAGTTGCAACTGCCACAGGTGATATCTCTCGTTTAGATTCAGCACATGCTGCTTTTAACCAAATTGCAGCTGAGTTTGGCCGTGTGCATTGTCTGGTAAACAGTGCTGCTATTTACCCCCGCAAAGACATCTTCGAGATCAATGACGAAGATTGGGATCTAGAAAACGCGATTAACATCAAAGGCACTTATCACATGATGGTGGCTGCGGTAAAACACATGCGCCAGTTCGAAGGTAACGATATGGTCACCGGCCGGATTGTGAACGTCACGTCTGTCGACGCATTTAAAGCACACCCACAAAATGCTCACTACGCTGCCACCAAAGCAGCGGTAGTAAGCCTGACCAAATCCTTCGCACATGCCTGCGCGCCTTTCCAGATTCTGGTGAACTCGGTTGCTCCTGCTGGTTTCGCGACAGAGCGTGCAAAGCAGCTAGGCTTCTTGCCAGAACTAGCAAAAGCGAACCCATTAGGTCGTGCTGCAGAGCCAGAAGAAATGGCAGAATGGATTGTGATGATGGCCAGTTCAAGAAACACCTATGCAACTGGTGAAAACGTCATTGTCAGCGGTGGATATATTTACGCGTAA
- a CDS encoding electron transfer flavoprotein-ubiquinone oxidoreductase produces MEEDILEYDVAIVGGGPAGLATAIKLKQLAAKNGTELSVCLLEKAAEIGGHILSGAVMDPIALTELIPDWQAQGAPLSVPVTEDQYLYLTETGATKLPNFLVPASMNNHGNYIISLGNVCRWLGNIAESLGVEIFPGFAAADVWRNDAGAVIGVCTGEMGRSKNGAEKGDFVPSVKIAAKQTILAEGCRGHLGKKVIDYFHLDDGKDPQTYSLGIKELWEVRPEAHQQGLVIHTAGWPLPSDTYGGSFIYHGENNQVAIGFVTGLGYKNPYLSPYDEFQRFKHHPEITKLLEGGRRISYGARAITSGGLQSLPKLSFPGGVLVGDDAGFLNVSRIKGSHAAIKSGMLAAEAVFDLIVAGDANQAIAYEAAFESSWLKEELHQSRNFKAWLSKNVLWGSVLAGLELKLFKGKVPWTLHNKLPDHLKTAPSSLYSPISYPKPDGKISFDKPSSVYLSGTNHEEDQPIHLRLRRPTEAISVNYVKFASPEQRYCPAGVYEVLEDERAQPYLQINAQNCLHCKTCDIKDPGQNIDWTTPEGSGGPNYPNM; encoded by the coding sequence ATGGAAGAAGATATCCTTGAGTATGATGTGGCAATTGTGGGTGGTGGCCCAGCTGGACTGGCTACTGCGATTAAATTAAAACAGTTAGCTGCAAAAAATGGCACCGAACTGAGCGTTTGTCTATTAGAAAAAGCCGCTGAGATTGGCGGTCATATTCTTTCTGGCGCGGTGATGGACCCGATTGCCCTCACGGAATTAATTCCCGATTGGCAAGCGCAGGGCGCGCCTTTATCTGTTCCTGTTACTGAAGATCAGTATTTGTATTTAACCGAAACGGGTGCGACAAAACTACCTAACTTTCTCGTGCCCGCTTCTATGAATAATCATGGAAATTACATTATCAGTTTAGGCAATGTTTGCCGTTGGCTGGGAAATATTGCGGAATCATTAGGTGTGGAGATTTTCCCTGGATTTGCGGCGGCGGATGTTTGGCGTAACGATGCAGGTGCGGTGATCGGTGTATGTACTGGTGAAATGGGAAGATCCAAAAATGGTGCTGAAAAAGGGGACTTTGTCCCTAGCGTAAAGATTGCTGCGAAACAGACGATTTTGGCGGAAGGTTGCCGTGGTCATTTGGGTAAAAAAGTGATCGATTACTTTCATCTAGATGATGGAAAAGACCCGCAGACCTATAGTCTTGGCATTAAGGAACTATGGGAAGTGCGCCCTGAAGCGCATCAGCAAGGCTTGGTGATTCATACAGCAGGGTGGCCATTGCCAAGCGATACTTATGGTGGTTCATTTATTTATCACGGGGAAAACAATCAGGTCGCTATTGGGTTTGTGACTGGTCTAGGTTACAAAAACCCTTATCTAAGCCCATATGATGAATTCCAACGTTTTAAACATCATCCTGAAATTACAAAATTACTGGAAGGTGGCCGCCGTATTTCCTATGGCGCAAGGGCGATTACCAGTGGCGGGCTTCAATCATTACCTAAACTCTCTTTCCCGGGCGGTGTACTTGTTGGGGATGATGCAGGCTTTTTGAATGTCTCTCGTATTAAAGGTAGCCATGCAGCAATTAAATCTGGCATGTTAGCTGCAGAGGCAGTGTTTGATTTGATCGTTGCAGGGGATGCTAACCAAGCAATCGCTTATGAGGCCGCATTTGAATCGAGCTGGCTAAAAGAAGAGTTGCACCAATCTCGTAATTTTAAAGCTTGGTTAAGTAAAAATGTATTGTGGGGTTCAGTGTTGGCTGGTTTGGAGCTAAAACTCTTTAAAGGCAAAGTGCCTTGGACTTTGCATAACAAGTTGCCGGACCATCTAAAGACTGCACCTAGTTCACTTTATTCTCCAATTAGCTATCCGAAACCAGATGGAAAAATTAGCTTTGATAAGCCTTCTTCTGTCTATCTATCTGGCACAAATCACGAAGAAGATCAGCCAATCCATTTGCGTCTACGTCGTCCTACTGAGGCAATCTCTGTTAATTATGTAAAGTTTGCCTCCCCAGAGCAACGCTACTGCCCAGCTGGGGTTTACGAAGTACTCGAAGATGAGCGCGCACAGCCTTATTTGCAGATTAATGCACAGAACTGTTTGCACTGTAAAACCTGTGACATTAAAGACCCTGGTCAAAATATTGATTGGACGACACCAGAAGGAAGTGGTGGGCCCAATTACCCGAATATGTAG